From one Humulus lupulus chromosome 8, drHumLupu1.1, whole genome shotgun sequence genomic stretch:
- the LOC133797129 gene encoding probable glutamate carboxypeptidase LAMP1 isoform X2: protein MLKTAALLAIASSFVVFLLSPVPKSTYHSLYTSLSDNASISHHLYTLTRRPHIAGSAANAEAAAYVHSIFTSSDIPTHITSYRVALSYPVSRFLKLIPPPPEPPVEFELRQEVYDDDPYADAAKEVVPTFHAYAKSGTAVGLVVYVNYGRVEDYATLREMGVSVNGSIVLARYGEIFRGDIIRNAYKAGAIGALVYTDRKDYGGGGGEARWFPDDRWMPPSGVQMGTTYNALGDPTTPGWASTEECERISEAEVEESGEVPMIPSLPVSGKDGELILMSIGGQVANDDWQGSKDAPVYRVGPGPGIVNLSYTGELVIGTIENVIGVIEGAEEPDRFVILGNHRDAWTFGAVDPNSGTAALLEVAQRLGKLQKRGWKPRRTIILCNWDAEEYGLLGSTEWVEENRELLASRAVAYLNVDCAVSEPRFYASATPQLDELLIQATQQVQDPDNSSRTVYDLWLSSSNPVKIGRLGGGGSDFAAFVQHIGIPATVMAFDNGFPVYHSLYDDFTWMKKFGDPMFQRHVAVASVWGLVALWLADAEVLPFNYLSYAEELQELEIGIKGDKDISLTPLFKSIEELRKAATIINNQRKAVVENKGWKSIWKKDQSKLRELNDRLMMAERAFTDRDGLLERSWYKHLIYGPSKYDDYGSKFFPGIDDAVEMANKLNTSESWKLAQHEIWRVSRAVKHASLVLNGVLT from the exons atgctaaAAACAGCAGCTTTACTAGCCATAGCCAGCTCATTCGTCGTCTTCCTCCTCTCCCCAGTTCCCAAATCCACATACCACTCCCTGTACACTTCACTATccgataatgcctccatatcccACCACCTCTACACCCTCACGCGCCGACCCCACATCGCCGGTTCCGCCGCCAACGCTGAAGCCGCCGCCTACGTCCATTCCATCTTCACATCCTCCGACATTCCCACCCACATAACCTCCTACCGTGTCGCCCTGAGCTATCCCGTTTCGCGGTTCCTGAAGTTGATCCCTCCTCCGCCGGAGCCACCCGTTGAGTTCGAGCTCCGACAGGAAGTTTACGACGACGACCCTTACGCTGACGCGGCGAAAGAAGTAGTTCCAACTTTCCATGCCTACGCCAAGTCCGGCACTGCCGTCGGACTAGTGGTCTACGTCAACTACGGCCGCGTGGAAGATTACGCGACCCTGAGGGAGATGGGCGTGAGCGTGAACGGCTCTATCGTCTTGGCAAGGTACGGAGAAATATTTAGAGGCGATATTATACGGAACGCGTACAAGGCTGGGGCTATAGGGGCGTTAGTTTACACTGATAGGAAGGACTACGGCGGCGGCGGAGGAGAAGCTCGGTGGTTTCCCGACGATCGGTGGATGCCGCCAAGTGGGGTCCAAATGGGTACTACGTATAATGCACTGGGGGACCCTACCACGCCCGGGTGGGCGAGTACAGAGGAATGTGAAAGGATTTCGGAGGCTGAGGTTGAGGAAAGTGGTGAAGTTCCGATGATACCTTCGTTGCCAGTGTCTGGTAAAGATGGTGAGTTGATACTTATGTCGATCGGTGGCCAGGTGGCGAACGATGATTGGCAAGGAAGCAAGGACGCCCCAGTTTACAGGGTTGGACCTGGTCCGGGGATTGTGAACTTGAGTTACACA GGGGAGCTAGTGATTGGGACAATTGAGAATGTTATTGGTGTGATTGAAGGAGCAGAAGAGCCTGATcg attTGTGATCCTGGGTAATCATCGAGATGCCTGGACATTTGGTGCTGTTGATCCAAATAGTGGAACGGCAGCTTTACTAGAG GTAGCCCAGAGACTGGGGAAGCTGCAGAAAAGAGGGTGGAAGCCTAGACGAACAATCATATTGTGCAACTGGGATGCTGAGGAATATGGCctg CTAGGATCAACTGAGTGGGTAGAAGAGAACAGGGAGTTGCTAGCTTCAAGAGCTGTGGCTTACTTGAATGTTGACTGTGCTGTATCTGAACCAAGATTCTATGCCTCTGCAACTCCGCAGCTTGATGAATTACTCATACAAGCTACTCAGCAG GTTCAAGACCCAGATAACTCATCGAGGACCGTCTACGATTTATGGCTTTCTTCAAGCAATCCTGTAAAG ATTGGGAGGTTAGGAGGAGGAGGGTCAGATTTCGCAGCCTTTGTTCAACACATAGGAATTCCAGCAACTGTGATGGCTTTTGACAACG GATTCCCTGTCTATCATTCATTGTACGATGACTTTACTTGGATGAAAAAGTTTGGGGATCCTATGTTTCAAAGGCATGTTGCAG TGGCAAGTGTGTGGGGTTTGGTAGCTCTTTGGCTAGCTGACGCGGAGGTCTTACCTTTCAATTATCTATCCTATGCAGAAGAGCTTCAG GAATTGGAGATTGGGATCAAAGGTGACAAGGATATCAGCTTAACTCCTCTGTTTAAGTCAATAGAGGAGCTGAGAAAAGCTgccaccataataaacaaccaGAGAAAG GCAGTAGTAGAAAACAAAGGTTGGAAATCCATATGGAAGAAAGACCAATCCAAGCTGAGAGAGCTTAATGACAGACTCATGATGGCTGAACGAGCATTTACAGACCGAGATGGACTTTTAGAAAGGTCGTGGTATAAGCATTTG ATCTATGGACCTTCGAAGTATGATGACTATGGATCTAAATTCTTTCCCGGCATTGATGATGCTGTTGAAATGGCTAACAAATTGAACACATCGGAGTCGTGGAAACTAGCTCAACATGAAATTTGGAGGGTCTCCAGAGCTGTCAAACATGCCTCGCTAGTTCTTAACGGTGTACTAACAtga
- the LOC133797129 gene encoding probable glutamate carboxypeptidase LAMP1 isoform X1 gives MLKTAALLAIASSFVVFLLSPVPKSTYHSLYTSLSDNASISHHLYTLTRRPHIAGSAANAEAAAYVHSIFTSSDIPTHITSYRVALSYPVSRFLKLIPPPPEPPVEFELRQEVYDDDPYADAAKEVVPTFHAYAKSGTAVGLVVYVNYGRVEDYATLREMGVSVNGSIVLARYGEIFRGDIIRNAYKAGAIGALVYTDRKDYGGGGGEARWFPDDRWMPPSGVQMGTTYNALGDPTTPGWASTEECERISEAEVEESGEVPMIPSLPVSGKDGELILMSIGGQVANDDWQGSKDAPVYRVGPGPGIVNLSYTGELVIGTIENVIGVIEGAEEPDRFVILGNHRDAWTFGAVDPNSGTAALLEVAQRLGKLQKRGWKPRRTIILCNWDAEEYGLLGSTEWVEENRELLASRAVAYLNVDCAVSEPRFYASATPQLDELLIQATQQVQDPDNSSRTVYDLWLSSSNPVKIGRLGGGGSDFAAFVQHIGIPATVMAFDNGFPVYHSLYDDFTWMKKFGDPMFQRHVAVASVWGLVALWLADAEVLPFNYLSYAEELQKYTKELEIGIKGDKDISLTPLFKSIEELRKAATIINNQRKAVVENKGWKSIWKKDQSKLRELNDRLMMAERAFTDRDGLLERSWYKHLIYGPSKYDDYGSKFFPGIDDAVEMANKLNTSESWKLAQHEIWRVSRAVKHASLVLNGVLT, from the exons atgctaaAAACAGCAGCTTTACTAGCCATAGCCAGCTCATTCGTCGTCTTCCTCCTCTCCCCAGTTCCCAAATCCACATACCACTCCCTGTACACTTCACTATccgataatgcctccatatcccACCACCTCTACACCCTCACGCGCCGACCCCACATCGCCGGTTCCGCCGCCAACGCTGAAGCCGCCGCCTACGTCCATTCCATCTTCACATCCTCCGACATTCCCACCCACATAACCTCCTACCGTGTCGCCCTGAGCTATCCCGTTTCGCGGTTCCTGAAGTTGATCCCTCCTCCGCCGGAGCCACCCGTTGAGTTCGAGCTCCGACAGGAAGTTTACGACGACGACCCTTACGCTGACGCGGCGAAAGAAGTAGTTCCAACTTTCCATGCCTACGCCAAGTCCGGCACTGCCGTCGGACTAGTGGTCTACGTCAACTACGGCCGCGTGGAAGATTACGCGACCCTGAGGGAGATGGGCGTGAGCGTGAACGGCTCTATCGTCTTGGCAAGGTACGGAGAAATATTTAGAGGCGATATTATACGGAACGCGTACAAGGCTGGGGCTATAGGGGCGTTAGTTTACACTGATAGGAAGGACTACGGCGGCGGCGGAGGAGAAGCTCGGTGGTTTCCCGACGATCGGTGGATGCCGCCAAGTGGGGTCCAAATGGGTACTACGTATAATGCACTGGGGGACCCTACCACGCCCGGGTGGGCGAGTACAGAGGAATGTGAAAGGATTTCGGAGGCTGAGGTTGAGGAAAGTGGTGAAGTTCCGATGATACCTTCGTTGCCAGTGTCTGGTAAAGATGGTGAGTTGATACTTATGTCGATCGGTGGCCAGGTGGCGAACGATGATTGGCAAGGAAGCAAGGACGCCCCAGTTTACAGGGTTGGACCTGGTCCGGGGATTGTGAACTTGAGTTACACA GGGGAGCTAGTGATTGGGACAATTGAGAATGTTATTGGTGTGATTGAAGGAGCAGAAGAGCCTGATcg attTGTGATCCTGGGTAATCATCGAGATGCCTGGACATTTGGTGCTGTTGATCCAAATAGTGGAACGGCAGCTTTACTAGAG GTAGCCCAGAGACTGGGGAAGCTGCAGAAAAGAGGGTGGAAGCCTAGACGAACAATCATATTGTGCAACTGGGATGCTGAGGAATATGGCctg CTAGGATCAACTGAGTGGGTAGAAGAGAACAGGGAGTTGCTAGCTTCAAGAGCTGTGGCTTACTTGAATGTTGACTGTGCTGTATCTGAACCAAGATTCTATGCCTCTGCAACTCCGCAGCTTGATGAATTACTCATACAAGCTACTCAGCAG GTTCAAGACCCAGATAACTCATCGAGGACCGTCTACGATTTATGGCTTTCTTCAAGCAATCCTGTAAAG ATTGGGAGGTTAGGAGGAGGAGGGTCAGATTTCGCAGCCTTTGTTCAACACATAGGAATTCCAGCAACTGTGATGGCTTTTGACAACG GATTCCCTGTCTATCATTCATTGTACGATGACTTTACTTGGATGAAAAAGTTTGGGGATCCTATGTTTCAAAGGCATGTTGCAG TGGCAAGTGTGTGGGGTTTGGTAGCTCTTTGGCTAGCTGACGCGGAGGTCTTACCTTTCAATTATCTATCCTATGCAGAAGAGCTTCAG AAATACACAAAGGAATTGGAGATTGGGATCAAAGGTGACAAGGATATCAGCTTAACTCCTCTGTTTAAGTCAATAGAGGAGCTGAGAAAAGCTgccaccataataaacaaccaGAGAAAG GCAGTAGTAGAAAACAAAGGTTGGAAATCCATATGGAAGAAAGACCAATCCAAGCTGAGAGAGCTTAATGACAGACTCATGATGGCTGAACGAGCATTTACAGACCGAGATGGACTTTTAGAAAGGTCGTGGTATAAGCATTTG ATCTATGGACCTTCGAAGTATGATGACTATGGATCTAAATTCTTTCCCGGCATTGATGATGCTGTTGAAATGGCTAACAAATTGAACACATCGGAGTCGTGGAAACTAGCTCAACATGAAATTTGGAGGGTCTCCAGAGCTGTCAAACATGCCTCGCTAGTTCTTAACGGTGTACTAACAtga
- the LOC133797128 gene encoding serine/threonine-protein kinase VPS15 — protein MGNKIARTTQVSASEYYLHDLPSSYNLVLKEVLGRGRFFKSILCKHDEGLVLVKVYFKRGDNIDLREYERRLFHIKEILRGLEFPHVWPFQFWQETDKAAYLLRQYFFNNLHDRLSTRPFLSRVEKRWLAFQLLLAVKQCHEKGVCHGDIKCENVLVTSWNWLYLADFASFKPTYIPYDDPSDFSFFFDTGGRRLCYLAPERFYEHGGEMQVAQDAPLRPSMDIFAVGCVIAELFLEGQPLFELSQLLAYRRGQHDPSQLLEKIPDSGIRKMILHMIQLEPESRLSADMYLQEYMTVVFPSYFSPFLHNFYCFWNPLNSDMRVVLCQSFFHEILKQMMNTRSAEGNGTGLAMIPKGNTESGIQSQEMIANKNPNLEKELSLKRDEVDKGLNCEQFELLGGINSLLRDVKTSNHYSGSKPILEDVRSSEFSQNLRNYGMQSPGELLQTISSSFRRNDHPFMKKITLDDLNLLMSKHDSQTDTFDVPFLPLPEDGMTCEGMVLITSLLCSCIRNVKLPHLRRRAILFLKCSALYIDDEDRLQRVLPYVIAMLSDSAAIVRCAALETLCDILPLVRDFPPSDAKIFPEYILPMLSMLPDDPEESVRICYASNIAQLALTAYGFLIHSISLSEAGVLDELKTVQKSIQSSTKTSGRLQRVNSDAQLAQLRKSIAEVVQELVMGPKQTPNIRRALLQDISNLCCFFGQRQSNDFLLPILPAFLNDRDEQLRAVFYGQIVYVCFFVGQRSVEEYLLPYIEQALIDTTEAVIVNALDCLAILCKRSFLRKRILLEMIERAFPLICYPSQWVRRLAVTFIGASSESLGAVDSYVFLAPVIRPFLRRQPSSLASEKALFSCLKPPVSRQIFYQVLENARSSDMLERQRKIWYNSSPQSKQWETLDLLQKVVADFNPAKSWSDKQQKYDSPVPAFNSMQQAERSEYDDGEAKLRTMGSLIHNSSSAVELYDPLSSEKLQFSGFMMPQGSGANSFMGDKPAEGIPLYSFSMDKRAVGIPSAASDSPLQVNSGGFGASSLPWMDPSNKSFSLANSVPAPKLVSGSFSISSGSKQFYRVVHEPDGRENDQTSYVSTKFQDMGLSSSAKGGSVSLEVASSQTELTGLPSFTRTSSISDSGWRPRGVLVAHLQEHRSAVNDIAISTDHSFFVSASDDSTVKVWDSRKLEKDISFRSRLTYHLGGSRALCATMLRGSAQVVVGACDGMIHLFSVDYISRGLGNVVEKYSGIADIKKKDIKEGAILSLLNHSNDNTASQTVMYSSQNCGIHLWDTRTSSNAWTLNSVPENGYVSSLVTGPCGNWFVSGSSRGALTLWDLRFLIPVNSWQYPLVCPIEKMCLFVPPPNASTSTAVRPLVYVAAGCNEVSLWNAEDGICHQVLKVANYDSDAEMSDILWALGKPLNRGNSKPDVRRNVNPKYRVNELQEPPPRLPGIRSLIPLPGGDLLTGGTDLKIRRWDHCSPDRSYSICGPNGNEVVNDEFYKTSSNFGAQIVQEKKRRLPAAGKNAAKTVLAAAATDPAGCHRDSILSLASVKLNQRLLISSSRDGAIKVWK, from the exons ATGGGTAACAAGATTGCTCGTACGACCCAAGTCTCGGCTTCTGAGTACTACCTCCACGACCTTCCCTCCTCCTACAATTTAGTCCTCAAAGAGGTTCTAGGTCGTGGTCGCTTCTTCAAGTCGATTCTCTGCAAGCATGACGAGGGTTTGGTACTCGTCAAGGTATATTTCAAGCGTGGGGACAATATCGATCTTCGGGAGTACGAACGCCGCCTCTTTCACATCAAGGAGATATTACGCGGCCTTGAATTCCCTCACGTCTGGCCATTTCAG TTCTGGCAAGAAACTGATAAGGCAGCCTATCTTTTGAGGCAGTACTTCTTCAATAACCTGCATGATCGATTAAGTACGCGTCCTTTTCTCAGTCGCGTAGAGAAGAGATGGTTGGCATTTCAG CTACTTCTCGCTGTGAAACAATGCCACGAGAAAGGAGTTTGCCATG GTGATATTAAGTGCGAGAATGTGCTGGTCACTTCCTGGAACTGGCTTTACCTTGCGGACTTTGCATCATTCAAACCAACTTATATTCCCTATGACGACCCGTCTgatttctcatttttctttgatACCGGAGGAAGAAGGCTTTGTTATCTTGCTCCCGAG AGATTTTATGAGCATGGAGGTGAGATGCAGGTCGCACAGGATGCACCTTTAAGGCCATCTATGGACATCTTTGCCGTTGG GTGTGTAATTGCGGAGCTTTTTCTTGAGGGTCAGCCACTATTTGAACTCTCTCAACTTCTTGCTTATCGCAGAGGGCAACACGATCCCAGTCAACTTCTTGAAAAG ATCCCTGATTCTGGAATCCGCAAAATGATACTTCATATGATTCAGTTGGAACCAGAGTCACGACTTTCTGCTGATATGTATCTTCAGGAATATATGACCGTTGTATTTCCAAGCTACTTCTCTCCGTTTCTGCATAACTTCTACTGCTTCTGGAATCCTCTTAATTCTGATATGAGG GTTGTTTTGTGCCAAAGCTTTTTCCATGAGATTCTTAAGCAAATGATGAACACTAGGTCTGCTGAAGGGAATGGTACAGGACTGGCTATGATTCCAAAAGGAAACACTGAAAGCGGTATACAATCTCAAGAGATGATTGCAAATAAGAATCCAAATttggaaaaggaattgtcctTAAAGAGGGATGAAGTAGATAAAGGCTTAAATTGTGAACAGTTTGAACTTCTTGGTGGTATCAATTCCCTGCTGAGAGATGTAAAAACAAGTAATCACTATTCTGGTAGTAAGCCCATTCTTGAAGATGTTCGTAGTTCTGAATTTTCCCAAAATCTTAGGAACTACGGCATGCAATCTCCTGGTGAGCTACTTCAAACCATTTCCAGTTCATTCAGGAGAAATGATCATCCCTTTATGAAAAAGATTACATTGGATGATTTGAATTTGTTAATGTCCAAGCATGATAGCCAAACAGATACCTTTGACGTGCCTTTTTTGCCACTACCGGAAGATGGTATGACTTGTGAGGGCATGGTTCTAATTACCTCTCTTCTATGTTCCTGCATACGCAATGTCAAGTTACCACATTTAAGGAGGAGGGCAATACTCTTTCTAAAGTGTTCTGCATTATACATTGATGATGAGGATCGCTTGCAACGAGTGCTTCCATATGTCATTGCAATGCTTTCTGATTCAGCAGCAATTGTACGTTGTGCAGCCTTGGAAACTTTGTGTGACATTCTGCCTCTAGTCCGAGATTTTCCTCCTAGTGATGCGAAAATATTTCCTGAATACATTCTTCCCATGCTTTCCATGCTTCCTGATGATCCAGAGGAAAGTGTGAGAATATGTTATGCAAGCAATATTGCTCAATTGGCACTGACTGCTTATGGTTTCTTAATTCATTCTATAAGCTTGAGTGAGGCTGGGGTTCTTGATGAATTGAAAACAGTACAGAAGTCAATTCAATCATCTACTAAAACTTCTGGTCGTCTACAGAGGGTAAATAGTGATGCACAACTTGCTCAATTGAGGAAGTCTATAGCTGAGGTTGTTCAGGAACTTGTTATGGGTCCAAAGCAAACTCCAAATATCAGGAGAGCACTCCTTCAGGACATTAGCAACCTATGCTGCTTCTTTGGCCAGAGACAGAGTAATGATTTTCTCTTACCTATCCTCCCTGCTTTTCTGAATGACCGGGATGAACAACTAAGAGCAGTATTCTATGGACAAATTGTGTATGTCTGCTTCTTTGTGGGTCAAAGAAGTGTAGAGGAGTATCTTCTACCCTACATTGAGCAGGCTTTAATTGATACTACAGAGGCTGTCATTGTCAATGCATTGGATTGTTTGGCCATTCTATGCAAAAGAAGCTTTCTAAGGAAGAGGATACTCCTTGAAATGATAGAGCGTGCCTTTCCATTGATATGTTATCCTAGTCAATGGGTACGAAGGTTAGCTGTCACTTTCATCGGTGCTAGTAGTGAAAGTTTAGGTGCAGTAGATTCATATGTTTTTCTTGCCCCTGTTATCCGGCCGTTCCTACGGAGACAACCATCATCACTAGCTTCTGAAAAAGCTTTATTTTCATGCTTAAAGCCTCCAGTCTCGAGACAAATATTTTACCAAGTCTTAGAAAATGCAAGGAGTTCAGACATGCTGGAAAGACAAAGAAAGATATGGTACAATTCGTCACCACAATCAAAACAATGGGAAACTTTGGATTTACTTCAAAAAGTGGTTGCAGATTTTAATCCTGCAAAGAGCTGGTCTGACAAGCAACAAAAGTATGATAGTCCAGTACCTGCTTTCAATTCGATGCAACAAGCGGAGCGGAGTGAATATGATGATGGTGAGGCTAAGTTGAGAACTATGGGAAGCTTAATACACAATTCTTCTAGTGCAGTTGAACTTTATGATCCATTGAGCTCTGAAAAGTTGCAATTTTCAGGCTTCATGATGCCACAAGGAAGTGGTGCGAATAGTTTTATGGGAGATAAACCAGCAGAGGGAATACCCTTGTACTCCTTTAGCATGGACAAACGGGCAGTGGGAATTCCTTCTGCAGCATCTGATTCTCCTTTACAAGTGAACTCTGGTGGATTTGGTGCATCATCCTTACCTTGGATGGATCCTTCAAATAAATCATTTAGCTTGGCTAATTCAGTTCCTGCACCTAAGCTCGTGTCAGGGTCCTTCAGCATAAGCAGTGGATCTAAACAGTTCTACAGAGTTGTACATGAACCAGATGGCCGGGAAAATGATCAAACATCTTATGTCAGTACCAAGTTTCAAGATATGGGATTATCTAGTTCTGCAAAAGGAGGTTCTGTCTCTTTGGAAGTTGCCTCCTCTCAGACTGAACTAACGGGATTGCCATCTTTTACACGAACATCATCAATTTCAGACTCAGGGTGGAGGCCTCGTGGGGTATTGGTTGCTCATCTTCAGGAGCATCGCTCTGCTGTCAATGACATAGCTATTTCAACTGATCATAGCTTTTTTGTGAGTGCATCTGATGATTCTACGGTCAAGGTATGGGATTCTAGGAAGTTAGAGAAGGACATTTCATTCAGGTCAAGGTTAACTTATCACTTGGGGGGAAGCCGAGCCCTCTGTGCCACAATGCTCCGGGGTTCTGCTCAAGTTGTAGTAGGAGCATGTGATGGTATGATCCATTTATTTTCTGTTGATTACATCTCCAGGGGTCTTGGAAATGTTGTTGAGAAATATTCAGGTATTGCTGATATCAAAAAGAAGGATATCAAGGAAGGTGCCATActtagccttttgaaccactCCAATGATAACACAGCCAGTCAGACAGTTATGTACAGCAGCCAAAATTGTGGAATCCATCTCTGGGATACAAGAACAAGTTCAAATGCCTGGACTTTAAACTCAGTTCCTGAAAATGGCTATGTATCTTCTTTGGTCACAGGTCCTTGTGGTAATTGGTTTGTCTCAGGATCTTCAAGGGGTGCACTTACTCTTTGGGATCTCAGATTCCTGATACCTGTGAACTCTTGGCAGTATCCTCTTGTGTGCCCCATAGAGAAGATGTGCCTTTTTGTTCCTCCTCCAAATGCGTCTACATCTACTGCTGTAAGGCCCCTTGTTTATGTTGCTGCAGGTTGCAACGAAGTTTCCCTTTGGAATGCAGAGGATGGAATTTGCCACCAG GTCTTGAAGGTAGCAAACTACGACAGCGATGCTGAAATGTCGGACATTCTTTGGGCCTTGGGCAAACCACTAAACAGGGGAAATTCTAAACCAGATGTGAGGCGTAATGTCAACCCCAAGTACAGAGTTAATGAATTGCAAGAACCCCCACCACGTCTTCCTGGTATTCGTTCATTGATTCCCTTACCTGGGGGTGATTTGTTAACTGGGGGTACTGATCTGAAGATTCGTCGATGGGATCATTGCAG CCCTGATCGAAGTTACTCTATTTGTGGGCCAAATGGAAATGAAGTTGTAAATGATGAATTCTATAAAACAAGTTCTAATTTTGGGGCGCAAATTGTACAG GAGAAGAAGAGACGACTTCCGGCAGCAGGTAAGAATGCAGCCAAGACGGTTCTAGCTGCTGCTGCTACCGATCCTGCGGGCTGTCATCGCGATTCCATTCTCTCATTGGCGTCTGTTAAACTGAATCAGAGACTCTTGATATCAAGCAGTAGAGATGGAGCTATCAAGGTCTGGAAGTGA
- the LOC133793777 gene encoding uncharacterized protein LOC133793777 has translation MPKLLVPFSDHFPGRVTYRGSSTLNHIKTRFLELGLLERAKESPFKQFFLALEFNFSGVLVHQLLLRKIASNNEDEVHFFLGSKSCRFSMGEFSLVTGLDFSAFPSPEELEGRNLSDRLIKEYFNDAEKVKLSQVDHAFKTCTVVEDVYKLGLCLFVEGVLNAIEGKLHIWRDILKIVENVEYFFSYPWGKYSYRRLLHSCKKDMVKQKANYDAKKDAKVQQESKYNMYGYAPALQYWAYEAIQQLAVELVVSSGNMFPRMLSWLHRRNKDFTKSVIAPILLKKNVSYVVFFLSICLSFIII, from the coding sequence atgcctaagttgcttgttccgttcagtgatcactttcctggtcgagtgacatatcggggtagtagtactttaaatcacattaagaccaggtttttggagctcgggctgcttgaaagggctaaggaatcccctttcaagcaattctttttggctttggagtttaatttctccggagtcttggtgcatcaactgttgctgaggaaaatcgccagcaacaacgaagatgaggtgcattttttcttggggtcgaagtcttgtagattcagCATGGGAGAGTTTTCCCTGGTGACGGGGTTGGATTTCAGTGccttcccgtcaccagaagagttggaagggcgtaatctcagcgatcggttgataaaggagtatttcaacgatgctgagaaagtaaagctgtcacaggtggaccatgctttcaagacttgtacggttgtggaagatgtgtacaagcttggtctatgtctgtttgttgagggggttctgaatgccattgagggcaagctgcacatttggcgagatattctaaaaattgttgagaatgtagagtacttcttcagctatccatgggggaagtactcttataggaggttattgcattcttgtaagaaggacatggtgaagcaaaaggctaactatgatgccaagaaggatgccaaggtgcagcaagagtccaaatacaatatgtatggttatgcccccgccttacagtactgggcatatgaggctatccaacagcttgcggtggagcttgttgtgagctcgggaaacatgttcccgaggatgcttagctggttgcatcggaggaacaaggatttcaccaagtccgtcatcgcaccgatattattgaagaagaatgtaagttatgttgttttttttttatctatatgcttatcttttatcattatttga